A single genomic interval of Spirosoma linguale DSM 74 harbors:
- a CDS encoding hypothetical protein (KEGG: mxa:MXAN_7383 hypothetical protein) has translation MKYVCFALLMWLGINSLWAQDSTAVRRDTTIAPQTDASAADLLAGLSDSTEAKTELLPHKMIFTQRAFWGPKGLLRSMNVAPLTPEGRAHELKVRRTMLVAHQIGGFVTLAGFIAQGLIGAKLYNAKGQDYVDTKKWHERSAAFINVTYGTTLLLSLTAPPPVVGARKGFTSIKLHKYLAIVHLTGMVATNILAGMIEDNSSLKPYHRAAAYTTFGAYAASVLALTF, from the coding sequence ATGAAATATGTTTGTTTTGCCTTGCTGATGTGGCTGGGGATAAATTCTCTTTGGGCTCAGGATTCGACAGCCGTTCGTCGCGACACAACGATAGCCCCCCAAACGGACGCTTCGGCGGCTGACCTGCTGGCTGGTTTAAGCGACTCAACGGAAGCAAAAACTGAGTTATTGCCGCATAAAATGATATTCACCCAGCGAGCATTCTGGGGACCTAAGGGGTTGCTGCGGTCCATGAACGTGGCACCCCTGACGCCTGAAGGTCGTGCCCATGAGTTGAAAGTTCGCCGGACGATGCTGGTGGCGCACCAGATTGGTGGTTTCGTGACGCTGGCGGGGTTTATTGCGCAGGGTCTTATCGGCGCTAAGCTGTACAACGCCAAGGGGCAGGACTACGTCGATACAAAAAAGTGGCATGAGCGTTCGGCTGCGTTTATCAATGTTACCTACGGCACTACGCTGTTACTCTCGCTCACGGCCCCTCCGCCGGTAGTGGGTGCCCGTAAAGGGTTTACATCCATCAAACTGCATAAATACCTGGCTATCGTTCATCTGACGGGTATGGTGGCTACCAATATTCTGGCGGGCATGATCGAAGATAACTCATCGCTCAAACCCTATCACCGGGCGGCTGCTTATACTACCTTCGGCGCGTATGCGGCTTCGGTTCTTGCCCTAACTTTCTAA
- a CDS encoding Rieske (2Fe-2S) iron-sulphur domain protein (PFAM: Rieske [2Fe-2S] iron-sulphur domain~KEGG: gsu:GSU1650 cytochrome b/b6 complex, iron- sulfur subunit): MKSNPTADQMNRGEFIRSLGMSSAALMAFYCMGTTLSSCSSKGSDDPTPSTTTPVPSTGITGNAEVSKGVINFTLNLSDSTFNKLKTAGQYVLVGNLIVARTTAGQYVALSKTCTHEGTDVQYRSTQNDFFCPNHGSEFSTTGVVEVGPASRPLTQYKTAVSADGNSLTVTA; this comes from the coding sequence ATGAAAAGCAATCCAACAGCCGACCAGATGAATCGTGGGGAATTTATTCGCAGCCTGGGTATGAGTAGTGCAGCCCTGATGGCCTTTTACTGCATGGGAACCACCCTGAGTTCCTGCTCATCGAAGGGCAGCGACGACCCAACTCCGTCAACTACTACGCCTGTACCCAGCACGGGCATAACGGGTAATGCTGAGGTATCTAAAGGGGTCATTAATTTCACGCTGAACCTCTCAGACTCTACGTTTAACAAGCTCAAAACCGCCGGGCAGTATGTGCTGGTTGGTAATTTAATTGTGGCCAGAACAACTGCCGGACAGTATGTTGCCCTGTCTAAAACGTGCACCCACGAAGGCACCGACGTGCAGTATCGGTCGACTCAGAACGATTTCTTCTGCCCAAACCATGGCTCCGAGTTCAGTACTACCGGTGTCGTAGAAGTGGGTCCCGCATCCCGGCCGCTGACGCAGTATAAAACAGCCGTTAGCGCCGATGGAAACTCACTCACTGTTACTGCCTAG
- a CDS encoding hypothetical protein (KEGG: hypothetical protein LOC763622), with product MSMSELTDDQLDGLFRKSAEEFDPPFDPTAWQDMKSRLDTNDRTVPGETPLWKNILRWGMVVGLFLFLLTGSLYTYRRVTKGSDSASVVAITLPPLAVSPELNKTQPRLGRAVESRVLKTDSAQTTSDGTEAWKAKPVPQSTSPKQSVNDLTDTNGRPESRNPTKSSVEAVKKVTSTTPNATAEEKVAYGLKPDRTDMDRAINVRDRGVPSEDVVGGAVRTKMVRQRIGTLATERLLNRNQTKVRRTDRGVTPVASNDPTMIFGASISKQPFRRSREPVAKITNTAENTNQPNGVQAEAAGLSVINELAIRLAKWPNPLPFTGREWVEKPQPDTVAQQVKPASPVQRGLSIRFAVAPDLSSVGLKNFTRPGTNVGVYLEYRLASRWSVQAGVIQSTKIYSALGSEYTAPQGTWNNGGTIVKPLSIDGQCTMFDIPINIRYDFSLRPRTSGLPPSRWFISSGVTSYYIKKEDYTFNYPPHTYNVKKEASYSTGGYGLSQLNLSVGYERALTKRLSWQVEPFMKVPLKGVGFFKIDLLSTGTFFSIRYKL from the coding sequence ATGAGTATGTCAGAGCTAACCGATGACCAATTGGACGGGCTCTTCAGAAAGTCGGCTGAAGAGTTTGATCCTCCGTTTGATCCGACGGCCTGGCAGGACATGAAGTCCCGGCTGGATACGAACGATCGGACGGTGCCCGGTGAAACACCACTTTGGAAAAATATTCTCCGATGGGGTATGGTTGTGGGGCTGTTTTTATTCCTGCTTACAGGAAGCCTCTACACCTATCGTCGTGTTACGAAAGGCAGTGACTCCGCGTCTGTAGTAGCGATTACCTTACCGCCATTAGCAGTAAGCCCTGAGTTGAATAAAACGCAGCCACGGCTGGGTCGGGCGGTGGAATCACGCGTGTTGAAAACCGACTCCGCGCAAACGACGTCAGATGGGACTGAGGCATGGAAAGCAAAGCCAGTTCCTCAATCGACCAGCCCGAAACAGTCGGTCAACGACTTGACCGATACCAACGGTCGGCCGGAAAGCCGCAACCCAACTAAATCATCAGTCGAAGCGGTAAAAAAGGTAACGTCAACCACACCGAATGCAACAGCTGAAGAGAAGGTTGCGTATGGACTGAAACCTGATCGAACCGATATGGATCGCGCAATAAACGTACGTGACCGGGGCGTACCTTCTGAGGACGTCGTGGGCGGGGCAGTCCGTACGAAGATGGTCCGGCAACGGATAGGGACATTAGCAACGGAACGACTACTGAATCGAAACCAGACAAAAGTTCGCCGTACAGATCGTGGTGTAACGCCTGTGGCCAGTAACGATCCGACGATGATTTTTGGCGCATCGATTAGCAAACAGCCGTTCAGGAGAAGCCGGGAACCAGTTGCCAAGATTACCAATACCGCTGAAAATACCAACCAACCTAATGGAGTTCAGGCAGAGGCAGCCGGATTGTCAGTTATCAACGAATTGGCAATCCGGCTCGCCAAATGGCCTAACCCCCTACCTTTTACGGGTCGGGAATGGGTTGAGAAGCCTCAACCAGATACGGTTGCGCAGCAAGTAAAACCAGCGTCGCCGGTTCAGCGCGGCCTGAGTATCCGGTTTGCCGTAGCGCCCGATTTGAGTTCGGTAGGGCTGAAGAACTTTACCCGGCCCGGTACCAATGTAGGCGTGTATCTGGAATACCGGCTGGCTTCGCGCTGGAGTGTGCAGGCCGGTGTTATTCAGAGTACGAAGATTTATAGTGCACTGGGTTCGGAGTATACCGCCCCACAGGGTACCTGGAATAATGGAGGAACCATTGTGAAACCGCTCAGTATTGATGGGCAGTGTACTATGTTCGACATTCCGATCAATATCCGTTATGACTTTTCGCTTCGTCCGCGAACCAGTGGATTACCACCGAGCCGATGGTTCATATCCAGTGGCGTAACAAGCTATTACATCAAAAAAGAGGATTATACATTTAACTATCCTCCTCACACCTACAATGTGAAAAAAGAAGCCAGTTATAGCACCGGTGGCTATGGCCTTAGCCAGTTGAACCTGTCTGTTGGCTACGAGCGGGCCTTAACAAAACGCTTGTCGTGGCAAGTAGAACCTTTTATGAAGGTACCTCTGAAAGGGGTTGGTTTTTTCAAGATCGATCTGCTTAGTACCGGTACTTTTTTCTCGATTCGATACAAACTTTAA
- a CDS encoding RNA polymerase, sigma-24 subunit, ECF subfamily (TIGRFAM: RNA polymerase sigma factor, sigma-70 family~PFAM: Sigma-70 region 4 type 2; sigma-70 region 2 domain protein~KEGG: amc:MADE_03772 putative RNA polymerase sigma factor) produces the protein MSNAPNIPALNDLLAGCLRNQRKSQELLYKQFYGYAMSVCLRYAPTREGAVEVLNDGFLKVFTRLDQYDSAQPFKGWLRRILINAAIDHYRQEVRHHNHEDVEHIEQTVASESADAFGQLAHEDLMGLIQRLSPAYRLVFNLYVMDGFTHDEIAGQLGISVGASKSNLARARENLRVLLKRLNNDEYVRANR, from the coding sequence TTGTCCAACGCACCGAACATACCTGCCCTGAACGACCTGCTTGCTGGCTGCTTACGCAACCAGCGGAAAAGTCAGGAATTGCTCTACAAGCAGTTCTATGGGTATGCTATGAGTGTTTGTTTACGTTATGCGCCCACTCGTGAGGGAGCTGTGGAAGTACTGAATGATGGGTTTCTGAAGGTATTTACACGACTGGATCAGTACGATTCGGCGCAGCCATTTAAAGGATGGCTTCGACGTATTTTGATCAATGCGGCTATAGATCACTACCGGCAGGAGGTGCGTCATCATAACCACGAAGACGTAGAACATATTGAGCAGACCGTGGCTTCGGAATCGGCCGATGCCTTTGGGCAGTTGGCACACGAAGACCTGATGGGCCTGATTCAGCGGCTGTCACCGGCCTACCGGCTAGTATTTAATTTGTATGTTATGGATGGATTCACGCACGATGAAATAGCCGGGCAACTCGGCATTTCGGTTGGCGCGTCGAAGTCGAACCTGGCACGGGCACGGGAAAACCTGCGCGTGTTGCTAAAACGCTTAAACAACGATGAGTATGTCAGAGCTAACCGATGA
- a CDS encoding Secreted repeat of unknown function (PFAM: Secreted repeat of unknown function~KEGG: glo:Glov_3032 secreted repeat of unknown function) gives MKRIVYVSPSFLAMLLIVVAMFGCNGDNPAIVSPDVSIKASSVGNIMTGEGGKTLYFYAGDVAGDGTCTGTCKDNWPVFYKETATLTLGAGLKTTDFAVITRADGSKQTTFKGWPLYYFKNDAKAGDVNGDKVGSVWMAAKTNYTVMLASKQLVGNDGKNYTFDTKEGTANSLFLVDSVGRTLYAFAFDKNNVNKYTKADLSNDATWPIFVTTTIGEVPSLLDKNDFKIITAVGKSQLTYKGWPLYYFGPDQGIRGKTLGVSVPRPGVWPVVNTTSPVAPN, from the coding sequence ATGAAACGAATCGTTTACGTCAGTCCGTCTTTCCTGGCAATGCTGCTGATTGTTGTGGCCATGTTTGGTTGTAATGGAGATAATCCGGCTATTGTTTCGCCAGATGTTTCCATTAAAGCTTCATCGGTCGGTAACATCATGACCGGTGAGGGGGGTAAAACCCTTTATTTTTACGCAGGCGATGTGGCCGGAGACGGTACCTGTACTGGCACCTGTAAGGACAACTGGCCTGTTTTTTACAAGGAAACAGCCACGCTTACTTTAGGGGCTGGTTTAAAGACAACAGATTTTGCGGTCATTACGCGGGCCGATGGGAGCAAGCAGACCACATTTAAAGGCTGGCCGCTTTATTACTTCAAAAACGACGCCAAAGCGGGTGATGTTAACGGCGATAAAGTGGGTAGCGTATGGATGGCGGCCAAAACTAACTATACCGTTATGCTTGCTTCGAAACAACTTGTTGGTAATGACGGTAAAAATTATACATTTGATACCAAAGAAGGTACCGCTAATTCACTGTTCCTAGTCGATAGTGTGGGCCGTACGCTGTATGCCTTCGCGTTTGATAAGAATAATGTGAATAAGTATACAAAAGCGGACTTGAGCAACGATGCCACCTGGCCCATCTTTGTAACGACGACGATTGGTGAAGTACCGTCTCTTTTGGATAAAAATGACTTCAAGATCATTACAGCAGTGGGCAAATCACAACTGACGTACAAAGGCTGGCCGCTCTATTATTTTGGCCCGGATCAGGGTATCAGGGGTAAAACGCTGGGCGTAAGCGTGCCAAGGCCGGGTGTCTGGCCAGTGGTCAATACAACCTCGCCCGTGGCACCCAATTAA
- a CDS encoding Protein of unknown function DUF2183 (PFAM: Protein of unknown function DUF2183~KEGG: mxa:MXAN_0055 hypothetical protein), translated as MAFWNELLASTTADAETQFDRLKNRLFGRLDASKPYRIIYYRGFGSPTAVWLTGRVLRQRDLSTPSDRDTFWQNLLATYQRFGSREVPGVTVRIEAFGQAYTAITDGDGYFQVTVNPPNDLPPGRAWFPVRYSLDGIEQPATELNEEHGPVVKEGHLMISPPYSQFGVISDIDDTVLVTDATNLIQTAKLTFLGNAYTRLPFAGIAAFYRALQSGPVTTLFNPIYFVSSSPWNLYDLLVDFFRIQGIPKGPILLRDLDLSAKLLSSQGHHTHKLAMIRKVLDVNPQLPFVLIGDSGQQDPEIYSQVVRENPGRILAVYIRDVTPEQRDESVRELIRTTQAQKVPMLLVADTVEAAEHAASLGLIDPDTIPEIRADRRADEAS; from the coding sequence ATGGCTTTCTGGAATGAATTGTTAGCGAGTACGACGGCAGACGCCGAAACCCAGTTCGACCGCCTGAAGAACCGCCTTTTTGGCCGGCTCGACGCCAGCAAGCCGTATCGTATCATCTATTACCGGGGCTTTGGCAGCCCAACGGCGGTCTGGCTAACTGGCCGCGTCTTACGCCAGCGCGACCTGAGCACCCCCAGTGACCGGGATACCTTCTGGCAAAACCTGCTGGCAACCTACCAACGGTTCGGGAGCCGCGAAGTGCCCGGTGTAACCGTTCGTATTGAGGCTTTCGGGCAGGCTTACACTGCTATAACGGATGGCGATGGCTATTTTCAGGTGACGGTTAACCCACCGAATGATCTGCCGCCCGGCCGGGCCTGGTTTCCGGTTCGTTACTCGCTGGATGGCATTGAGCAACCGGCAACTGAACTCAACGAGGAGCATGGCCCGGTGGTCAAAGAAGGGCATTTGATGATTTCGCCCCCTTACAGCCAGTTTGGGGTTATTTCGGATATTGATGATACGGTGCTCGTTACAGATGCCACCAACCTGATTCAGACGGCCAAACTTACTTTTCTGGGAAATGCCTACACCCGCCTGCCTTTTGCGGGCATCGCAGCTTTTTATCGGGCTTTGCAGAGCGGTCCGGTAACGACTCTGTTTAATCCCATCTATTTTGTATCGAGCAGTCCCTGGAATCTGTACGATCTGTTGGTCGATTTTTTTCGTATTCAGGGCATACCCAAAGGCCCCATTCTACTGCGCGACCTCGACCTCAGCGCCAAGCTGCTATCGTCTCAGGGTCATCATACGCACAAACTGGCTATGATTCGGAAAGTGCTGGACGTGAATCCGCAGCTCCCGTTTGTACTCATCGGCGACAGCGGCCAGCAGGACCCTGAAATTTACTCGCAGGTAGTACGTGAAAATCCAGGCCGCATACTGGCGGTGTACATTCGCGATGTAACACCCGAGCAGCGCGACGAATCGGTTCGCGAACTTATCCGAACCACTCAGGCCCAGAAGGTACCCATGCTGCTGGTTGCCGATACGGTAGAAGCTGCTGAACACGCGGCATCGCTTGGTCTGATCGACCCCGATACTATCCCCGAAATCCGGGCCGACCGCCGGGCCGATGAAGCCAGTTGA
- a CDS encoding endoribonuclease L-PSP (TIGRFAM: endoribonuclease L-PSP~PFAM: Endoribonuclease L-PSP~KEGG: bba:Bd1766 putative translation initiation inhibitor), with protein sequence MSKQIVYTDEAPAPIGPYSQAVKINGTLFVSGQVAIELSTQGDIQAETQKVMENIGAILKAAGMDYPNVVKSSIFVKDMNNFAAINEVYGRFFTENPPARETVEVARLPKDVNVEISVIAVQ encoded by the coding sequence ATGAGCAAACAAATTGTTTATACCGACGAAGCACCGGCTCCTATAGGCCCTTATAGCCAGGCGGTTAAAATTAACGGAACGTTATTCGTTTCAGGTCAGGTTGCCATCGAACTATCTACCCAGGGCGATATTCAGGCCGAAACCCAAAAGGTGATGGAGAACATCGGGGCTATTCTGAAAGCAGCCGGTATGGATTATCCTAACGTGGTTAAGAGCAGTATTTTCGTGAAAGACATGAACAACTTCGCGGCCATCAATGAAGTGTATGGACGGTTCTTCACCGAAAACCCGCCCGCCCGCGAAACCGTAGAGGTAGCCCGTCTGCCTAAAGATGTTAACGTAGAAATTTCTGTAATAGCCGTCCAATAA
- a CDS encoding glutamyl-tRNA synthetase (KEGG: abb:ABBFA_000308 glutamyl-tRNA synthetase~TIGRFAM: glutamyl-tRNA synthetase~PFAM: Glutamyl/glutaminyl-tRNA synthetase, class Ic, catalytic domain) → MSRPVRVRFAPSPTGPLHIGGVRTALYNYLFARKMGGKMLLRIEDTDQNRFVPGAEEYIQEALKWVGIEIDEGQGPGGPHAPYRQSERREIYQKEAQRLVDEGKAYYAFDTAEELDAMRKRLEEANAPAAQYNAITRMQMRNSLTMKPEEVKARMDAGDPFVIRLKTPRKEEVRLNDLIRGWVNVHSSAIDDKVLLKSDGLPTYHLANIVDDHLMEITHVIRGEEWLPSAPLHVLLYRYLGWEDTMPQFAHLPLLLKPEGNGKLSKRDADLGGFPIFPLQWTDPITGVTARGFREDGYLPEATINFLALLGWNPGTEQELFTMDELIASFDLTQVHKAGARFDIQKAQWFNHQYIRLQPDAALAPAVQQQAEAAGFSCSPEKAEKIAALLKGRVNFAHEIFTEAGTIFNAPTTYDEAIVTAKWNDDAKKAVAVFRDALQTFDGAFMADDIKHTLGDAMQQAGIKQGKIMQAMRLALTGSGAGPDLMLTMEIIGKEETVARLEKALTTLG, encoded by the coding sequence ATGTCAAGACCCGTTCGCGTTCGTTTCGCGCCCAGCCCTACCGGCCCGCTGCACATTGGCGGAGTGCGTACTGCGCTGTATAATTATTTGTTTGCCCGAAAAATGGGCGGAAAAATGCTCCTGCGTATCGAAGATACCGATCAGAATCGCTTCGTACCGGGTGCCGAAGAATACATTCAGGAGGCCTTAAAATGGGTCGGCATTGAGATTGACGAAGGCCAGGGTCCTGGTGGCCCACATGCACCCTACCGCCAGTCGGAACGCCGTGAAATTTACCAGAAAGAAGCCCAGCGGTTAGTCGACGAAGGCAAAGCCTACTACGCCTTCGATACGGCCGAAGAACTGGACGCCATGCGCAAACGGCTCGAAGAAGCCAATGCACCGGCGGCTCAGTATAACGCAATTACCCGGATGCAGATGCGCAACTCGCTCACCATGAAGCCCGAAGAGGTGAAGGCTCGCATGGACGCGGGCGACCCGTTTGTAATCCGGCTGAAAACACCCCGCAAAGAGGAAGTTCGGCTGAACGACCTGATCCGGGGTTGGGTAAATGTGCATTCGTCGGCCATCGACGATAAAGTGCTGCTGAAGTCCGACGGCTTACCAACTTATCACCTCGCCAACATCGTGGATGATCACCTGATGGAAATCACGCACGTGATCCGGGGTGAAGAGTGGTTGCCCTCTGCTCCGCTGCACGTGTTGCTGTATCGTTATCTGGGCTGGGAAGACACCATGCCGCAGTTCGCTCACCTGCCGCTGCTGCTCAAGCCCGAAGGCAACGGCAAACTAAGCAAGCGCGACGCCGACCTCGGTGGTTTCCCGATCTTCCCGCTTCAATGGACCGATCCGATTACGGGTGTAACGGCTCGTGGTTTCCGGGAAGATGGCTACCTGCCCGAAGCCACCATTAACTTCCTGGCACTGCTGGGCTGGAATCCCGGCACCGAGCAGGAATTGTTCACGATGGATGAGTTGATTGCGAGTTTCGATCTCACGCAGGTTCACAAAGCCGGTGCCCGTTTCGACATTCAGAAAGCGCAGTGGTTCAACCACCAGTACATCCGTCTGCAACCCGATGCAGCCCTGGCCCCCGCCGTTCAGCAACAGGCCGAAGCGGCTGGTTTTAGCTGCTCTCCGGAGAAAGCGGAGAAAATTGCGGCCCTGCTCAAAGGACGCGTCAACTTCGCGCACGAAATCTTCACGGAAGCCGGTACGATTTTCAACGCGCCAACGACCTATGACGAAGCTATTGTAACCGCCAAATGGAACGACGATGCAAAAAAAGCCGTAGCCGTTTTCCGGGATGCGCTGCAAACGTTCGACGGTGCATTTATGGCCGATGACATCAAGCACACCCTCGGCGATGCCATGCAGCAGGCGGGTATCAAGCAGGGTAAAATCATGCAGGCCATGCGCCTGGCCCTAACGGGTTCCGGCGCGGGCCCCGACCTGATGCTGACGATGGAAATTATTGGTAAAGAAGAGACCGTAGCCCGGCTGGAGAAGGCATTAACTACATTAGGATAA
- a CDS encoding hypothetical protein (KEGG: ubiquitin-protein ligase 1 ; K10592 E3 ubiquitin-protein ligase HUWE1) yields the protein MAKKKTNPDENDKPRVHKELEGFDIQINSFGEITTSFDIDRINQFLNKTVDDKKLRHRTDLNLKGDPDEDEKDDASDDDHLFDETDNDLPDDINQR from the coding sequence ATGGCAAAGAAAAAAACCAACCCCGACGAGAACGACAAGCCGCGCGTTCATAAAGAACTGGAAGGCTTCGACATTCAGATAAACTCCTTCGGCGAGATCACGACGAGTTTTGATATTGACCGGATCAATCAGTTTCTCAACAAAACGGTCGACGATAAAAAGCTTCGTCACCGCACCGACCTGAATCTGAAAGGAGACCCGGATGAGGACGAAAAAGACGATGCATCGGACGATGATCACCTGTTCGATGAGACGGATAACGATTTACCCGACGACATCAACCAACGCTAA
- a CDS encoding protein of unknown function DUF124 (PFAM: protein of unknown function DUF124~KEGG: saz:Sama_1571 hypothetical protein), producing the protein MYAHEIDYKIIGEDIQIVEIELDPNETVIAEAGSMLYMEDGITFETKMGDGSQPDQGFLGKLLQAGSRMVMGESLFMTHFTNRGVGKRKVAFSAPYPGTIMPINMANVYGNTLIVQKDAFLCAALGTKLSIHFNQKIGAGLFGGEGFILEKVQSDGMAFIHAGGVVIERTLNNETLRVDTGCVVGFEPSINFDIQRAGGLRSMVFGGEGLFLATLRGSGKVWIQSMPISKLVQRLSTGSAQSHKESGSVLGQLGNLFEG; encoded by the coding sequence ATGTACGCTCACGAAATTGATTACAAGATTATTGGCGAAGACATCCAGATCGTTGAAATAGAACTGGACCCCAACGAAACCGTTATTGCTGAAGCGGGCTCGATGCTTTATATGGAGGACGGCATCACGTTCGAAACCAAAATGGGCGATGGCTCGCAGCCAGACCAGGGTTTTCTGGGTAAACTGCTGCAGGCCGGTTCGCGCATGGTTATGGGCGAATCGCTGTTCATGACGCACTTCACCAACCGGGGCGTTGGCAAACGCAAAGTAGCTTTTTCGGCACCGTACCCCGGCACAATTATGCCGATCAACATGGCGAATGTCTATGGCAATACGCTTATCGTTCAGAAAGACGCTTTCCTGTGTGCAGCTCTCGGTACGAAGCTGAGTATTCACTTCAACCAGAAAATAGGCGCTGGTTTATTTGGTGGCGAAGGTTTCATTCTGGAGAAAGTACAAAGCGACGGGATGGCCTTTATCCATGCCGGCGGTGTGGTCATTGAGCGGACGCTGAACAATGAAACCTTACGCGTCGACACGGGCTGCGTTGTTGGTTTTGAGCCGAGTATTAACTTCGACATTCAGCGGGCGGGTGGTCTGCGCAGCATGGTTTTCGGTGGTGAGGGCTTGTTTTTGGCGACACTTCGCGGCTCCGGTAAAGTCTGGATTCAGTCGATGCCAATTTCTAAACTCGTACAACGCCTGTCGACCGGAAGTGCCCAGAGCCACAAGGAAAGCGGCTCGGTGCTGGGGCAGTTGGGGAATTTGTTTGAAGGCTGA
- a CDS encoding gliding motility-associated lipoprotein GldD (TIGRFAM: gliding motility-associated lipoprotein GldD): protein MIKYALILLTGLVLAACGSDSSDNYVPKPKGYPRFDLPTPTYKLIDPTHPYQFEYNSIAKILPDTFARSEPHWIFIHYPMFKASVQLTYKPVNNDVNRLRAMLEDAYKLAARHNIKAYAIEQRKIRLKSGLEASIIDLSGEVPSQVQFVTTDSTTHFLRGALYFNTATQNDSLQPAIQYIRKDIMHMLNTLKWRK, encoded by the coding sequence GTGATAAAATACGCCCTTATTCTGCTGACCGGATTGGTTTTAGCCGCTTGCGGCAGCGACTCATCCGACAATTATGTGCCCAAGCCGAAGGGCTACCCCCGGTTCGATCTGCCCACGCCGACCTACAAGCTGATCGATCCGACTCACCCGTATCAGTTCGAGTACAATTCTATTGCTAAAATCCTGCCCGATACCTTCGCCCGGTCGGAGCCGCATTGGATTTTCATTCATTACCCTATGTTTAAGGCCAGCGTTCAGCTGACCTACAAGCCGGTAAATAATGACGTGAACCGACTACGGGCTATGCTTGAAGATGCCTACAAACTGGCTGCCCGGCACAACATTAAAGCGTATGCCATCGAGCAACGTAAAATCCGGCTAAAATCTGGTCTGGAAGCCAGCATCATCGACTTATCAGGTGAAGTACCCAGCCAAGTGCAATTTGTTACGACAGACTCGACAACCCATTTCCTGCGGGGGGCCTTATATTTTAACACCGCCACTCAAAACGATTCGCTGCAACCGGCTATTCAGTACATTCGCAAGGACATTATGCACATGCTGAATACGCTGAAATGGCGGAAATAA
- a CDS encoding cytochrome c class I (PFAM: cytochrome c class I~KEGG: eba:ebA2883 cytochrome c subunit of cbb3 type cytochrome oxidase) — translation MKFIATLFLCLSLSVAFAQTKKPAAKATAKPAAAAIKTPGQLIYEQNCLTCHQATGSGVPNLNPPLRGTDWVLGDKTRLINVLLKGLQGQEIEGDMYDNAMPAHDFLNDTQIADVLTYIRSNFGNKAEAVTADEVKAVRAMK, via the coding sequence ATGAAATTTATTGCCACCTTATTCCTCTGCCTCTCGCTTTCCGTTGCCTTTGCTCAAACCAAAAAGCCAGCAGCTAAAGCAACCGCCAAACCAGCTGCTGCGGCCATTAAAACGCCCGGACAACTCATTTACGAACAAAACTGCCTGACCTGCCACCAGGCTACCGGTTCCGGCGTACCGAACTTAAATCCTCCCCTACGTGGAACCGACTGGGTGCTGGGCGATAAAACCCGACTAATAAATGTACTGCTGAAGGGCTTGCAGGGTCAGGAAATAGAAGGCGATATGTACGACAATGCCATGCCCGCCCACGACTTCCTGAATGATACTCAGATTGCTGATGTACTGACCTACATCCGTAGCAATTTTGGCAACAAAGCCGAGGCCGTAACCGCCGATGAGGTAAAGGCCGTGCGAGCGATGAAATAA